CGTCGTGGACGTCGCGCTCAGAGGGCGCGAGGATCCAGAACGGCTGTGCCACGGCGGCGTTCTCACGCGGGTTCGTCGCCTCGAGATCGGCATCGGTCACGCCCTCGAGTAGCAGCGGCGCAGGCTCTTCCTCGACCGCGCCCGTCTCGTAGGTCGCGGCCGTCTCCAGCAGCGACTCGATGCTTCCGGTGTCCGAGACGATCTCCGGTTCCTGTCCACGCGAACGGCGCGAATAGGCCGGCACATACTCCTCGTCGGTGCTCGCCTGCTCGGTGCCGATGCCGCCGCCCGAGGCGTGCGCCGTCAGCGGCACCTGTGCAGCCAGGTCGAAACGAGCGATCTCGTCGGTCGCCTGCTGACCCGATGCCTCGTCGTCGAGCGCAACGACGAGGGGGGACGCGGAGCCGTCCGCGATGACGTCGGTCGGGCTCGCGGCGTGCGCCTCGAGTGCGGCGGAGGATGCCGCCGAGGCGGATGTGTCGACGGATTCTTCGGAGGCTTCCGGGACCGGCACGGGTTCGGGACGCGGTCTCGCGATGACGGGGCGCACCGGATTCGCATTGCGGTGGGCGAGAGTCACCAGGCGACCGTGGAAGTCTTCCTTCAATCCCGGGATGATCGGGGCGAAGACCGTGAGGACGACGAGAGCCAGGGAGGTGATGACCATGGCCACCCCGTTCCACGTGAGGCTCCAGTTCCCGGTGGACACCACAGCGGAGATCGCGAGCCAGAGGCTGCCGGCCCAGACCGTGGCCGACACGGAGAAGGCGACCGAGGCGAACTGATCGATGCCGAGCGAACCGACCCGGCGGATGCCCTCGGGCGAGAATCGGCGCAGCACCAGCAGGAAGACGGCGACCGTCGGGAGCGCGACCGGGAGGACCCATTGGATGCCGACACTCCACAGCGAGAGGTCGCCGATCAGCGGGAAGAACGAGAACACGAAGGACAGCAGCCAGACGCCGACGATGAGCAGCTCCCGCAGCGTGAATCCGAGGATGCCGAACTCAGGGGTGACCTCTTCGTCGTACAGGACACCGTCATCGTCGCCGAAAACCTCGTCCTCGGGTTCTGTTTCGGGGAGATCCGTGCTCATGCGTGGTCCTTTCGTCACAGGGCTCGACGGGGTGATTCGTCGTGCTGCCGACGGCTCACGATCCTACCCCGCTCACCCGAGGCAGGTGGGTCCGAGCAGTGACTTGAGGTCACCGAACAGATCCGCGGACACCTTGACCGGCATGGGCACTTCGAAGACCTTCGCCGTGCCGCCACGGTGCACGCGAAGGAGTACCTCGGTGTCGCCGTTGTGTCGTCGCAGCACTTCCGCGAGCTCCATCATCACGCGCTCGGTTGCTCTCTGCTCGGCCAGGACCAATGCCAGAGGGCCGGCAGCATCGAAGGAGCCCACATCGGGTGCGAATGCGGACTGCGCATGGAGGTTGAGCCCGTCGTCGCGCCGGGACACCCGCCCGCGGACAGCGAGGATCGCGTCCTGCTGCAGCGTGTGCTGGAACTCGGTGTAGGTCTTCCCCATGAACATCACGGTGACCTCGCCGTTGAAGTCCTCGACGGTGATCATGCCGTAGGGGTTTCCACTCGCCTTGGCGACACGATGCTGCACGCTGGTCACGAGGCCCGCCACCGTCACCTGGTCTCCGTCCTGCAGGTCTTCGGAGTTGTTGAGGTCATGGATCGAGATCGATGCGTGCTTCGCGAGCGGGACCTCGAGCCCCGCCAGAGGGTGGTCCGACACATAGAGGCCGAGCATCTCGCGCTCGAAGGCGAGCTTGTCCTTCTTGACCCACTCGGGACGCGCGGGGACCTTCGCCGGGGCCGCCTCGTCCATGCCGTCATAGAGACTGTCGAAGTCGAATCCGATCGCGCCCTGTGCTTCGTTGCGCTTGCGGTCGACTGCGGCCTCCACCGCATCTTCGTGCACCTCCATGAGCGCGCGACGGGAGTCACCCATCGAGTCGAAGGCGCCGGCCTTGATCAGCGATTCGATGGTGCGCTTGTTCGACACGTGCAGCGGCACTTTGTCGAGGAAGTGATGGAACGAGGTGAAGCGCTCATCCTTGCGGGCCTGCACGATGCCTTCGACGACGTTGCTGCCGACGTTGCGCACGGCACCCAGGCCGAAGCGGATGTCGTCGCCGACGGCGGCGAAGAAGTTGATCGAGTCGGACACATCCGGCGGGAGCACCTTGATGCCCATTCGGCGGCACTCGTTCAGGTACAGCGCCATCTTGTCCTTGGAGTCGCCGACGCTGGTGAGCAGCGCCGCCATGTACTCGGCGGGATAGTGCGCCTTGAGGTAGGCCGTCCAATACGACACGAGGCCGTATGCGGCGGAGTGCGCTTTGTTGAAGGCGTAGTCCGAGAACGGCAGCAGGATGTCCCACAGCGCCTTGATGGCCGCCTCACCGAAGCCGCGCTCTGTCATGCCGCCCGCGAAGCCCTCGTACTGCTTATCGAGCTCGGACTTCTTCTTCTTGCCCATCGCGCGGCGCAGGATGTCTGCCTGTCCGAGGCTGAACCCGGCGACCGCCTGGGCGATCGCCATGACCTGCTCCTGGTAGATGATGAGCCCGTAGGACTCCTCCAGGATCTCGGCGAGCGGCGCTTCCAGCTCGGGGTGGATCGGGGTGATCTCCTGCACCCCGTTCTTACGCAGCGCGTAGTTCGTGTGCGAGTTGGCACCCATGGGGCCTGGTCGATACAGGGCGATGAGTGCCGAGATGTCACCGAAGTTGTCGGGCTTCATCAGGCGCATGAGCGAACGCAGTGGCGGGCTGTCGAGCTGGAAGACACCTAGGGTGTCACCACGGGCGAGCAGCTGATACACGCCGGGGTCGTCGAGGCCGAGATGTTCGAGATCGAGCTCTTCGCCACGGTTCGTGCGGATGTTGTCGAGGGCATCCGAGATGATCGTGAGGTTGCGGAGCCCCAGGAAGTCCATCTTGATCAGGCCGAGAGATTCGCACGACGGGTAGTCGAACTGCGTGACGATCTGCCCGTCCTGCTCGCGTCGCATGATCGGGATGATGTCGAGCAGCGGATCCGACGACATGATCACGCCAGCGGCATGCACGCCCCACTGGCGCTTCAGACCCTCGAGCCCCAGCGCGCGGTCGAAGACCGTCTTCGCCTCGGGATCGGTATCGATCAGCGTGCGGAACTCGCTCGCCTCCTTGTACCGGGGGTGTGCCGAGTCGAACATGCCGTCGAGGGGCATGTCCTTGCCCATCACGGGCGGCGGCATCGCCTTCGTGAGCCGCTCCCCCATGCTGAACGGGAAGCCGAGCACACGACCGGCATCCTTCAACGCCTGCTTTGACTTGATCGTTCCGTACGTGACGATCTGCGCGACGCGCTCGGACCCGTACTTCTCCGTGACGTAGTCGATGACCTCGCCGCGGCGCCGGTCGTCGAAGTCGACGTCGAAGTCGGGCATGGAGACACGGTCGGGGTTGAGGAAGCGCTCGAAGATGAGTCCGTGCTCGAGCGGGTCGAGGTCGGTGATCTTCATCGCGTAAGCGACCATCGAGCCGGCACCGGAGCCACGACCCGGCCCCACGCGGATGCCGTTGTCCTTCGCCCAGTTGATGAAGTCGGCGACGACGAGGAAGTACCCGGGGAAGCCCATCTGCAGGATGATGCCGGTCTCGTACTCGGCCTGCTTGCGCACCTTGTCAGGGATGCCGCCGGGATACCGGTAGTGCAGGCCCGCCTCGACCTCCTTGATGAGCCAGCTGTCCTCGGTCTCGCCGTCGGGAACCGGGAAGCGCGGCATGTAGTTGGCCGACGTGTTGAACTCGACCTCGCAGCGCTCGGCGATCAGCAGCGTGTTGTCGCAGGCCTCGGGGTGGTCGCGGAACAGCTGGCGCATCTCGGCCGCGGTCTTGATGTAGTACCCGTCGCCGTCGAACTTGAACCGGTTCGGGTCGTCCATCGTCGAGCCCGACTGCACGCACAGGAGTGCCTCGTGCGCGTCGGCCTCGTGCTGATGCGTGTAGTGCGAGTCGTTGGTGGCGACCAACGGGATGTTGAGGTCTTTCGAGAGCCGCAGCAGATCGGTCATCACGCGCCGCTCGATCGACAGCCCGTGGTCCATGATCTCGGCGAAGTAGTTCTCCTTGCCGAAGAGGTCTTGGAACTCGGCCGCGGCGGCGCGCGCGGCGTCGTACTGCCCGAGACGCAGGCGTGTCTGGATCTCACCGGAAGGGCAGCCGGTGGTCGCGATCAGTCCCTTGGAGTAGGTCTGCAGCAGCTCGCGGTCCATGCGCGGCTTGAAGTAGTAGCCCTCCATGCTCGAGCGGGAGCTGAGCCGGAACAGGTTGTGCATGCCCTCGGTGCTCTGACTCCACATGGTCATGTGGGTGTACGCACCGGAGCCCGAGACGTCGTCGCTCTTCTGATCGGGCGAGCCCCACTGCACGCGCGTCTTGTCGCTGCGGTGGGTGCCGGGAGTGACATAGGCCTCGAGCCCGATGATCGGCTTGACACCCGCGGCATTGGCCGCCTTGTAGAACTCGAAAGCCGCGAAGGTGTTGCCGTGATCGGTCACCGCGATGGCCGGCATCTTGTAGTCGGCGGCCGCCTGGGTCATCGCGTTGATCTTCGCCGCACCGTCGAGCATCGAGTACTCGCTGTGCACGTGCAGGTGGACGAAAGAGTCGGATGCCATGCCTTCGATTCTACGGCGGAGCCCCGACACCGGAGGTCGGTGTCGGGGCTCTGGAAGTAGTCTGCACGCCTACATTCGCGAGTTCACCACTGACACCGAATAGGTCATCCGGATGTCCGGCACGCTGTTCGGCACGAGGTGGTTGGAGGTGGCGTCCGATTGCGTCCACCGCGCGGTGTACTCGCTCACCCACCCCGTGGTCATATCCACCGAGATGGTGTCCACGCGACGATCGAGATGCGCGTAGCTCATGCGGTATGTCACGACGCCATCGGCGCCCGCGGTCTGCTCGGCGAGCCCCGAGAGATCCAGTGCCGCCAGAAGCGACTGCCTGAGGCTAGCGGGGGCCACATTCGATCGGAGCGTGTCGAAGATGGTGCTGACCGCGGCCTCGCCTGCCTGCTCCGGGCTCTGCTCGTATCCTCGTTCGTGAGTTCGCGCGTAGTCGAGAAGGGCGGGTGGGTCGAGGGGGAATGCTGCGAACCACTCCGTCGAACCACGAAGCGGGTACTCCTCGCCCTCGAAACCACCGGGGCTCGTCCAATCCTTGGTTCCCGTCGACGGAGGCAGGAGTCTGTCCCACACAGACTTCCCTTCTGGCCCCTGGTCATCGGGGAAGTATGCGAGCCTCTCGCTATCGCCGTAGCGACCGGACCACTCGCCTGATCTGTCGGCAGGAACATACACCTGGCTCACTTCGCGAACCAGCAACGCCGAGATCGGCGGGCCGCTGCCGTATGCCGACCACTGCGTGAACATCTGCTGGTCATCTCGATACAGAAGAGACTCCGTTGAATTGACGATGCTCAGATACTGCCCTGACTGCGGGGTCGTGCCGGGGAACGGTTCTGTGACCGTCGTCCCCGAGGTGGGAGTGGGCTGCGGTGTCGGCGACGTCTGCGGCGTCGGTCGGACGCTCTCCCGCGGGATCGCCTCGACGCTCGGGGTCGGCGCCGTCTGCTGACTGACCACCGCGACACCGGCCGTCACCGCCGCCACTCCGGCCACGGCC
The DNA window shown above is from Microbacterium maritypicum and carries:
- the dnaE gene encoding DNA polymerase III subunit alpha, translating into MASDSFVHLHVHSEYSMLDGAAKINAMTQAAADYKMPAIAVTDHGNTFAAFEFYKAANAAGVKPIIGLEAYVTPGTHRSDKTRVQWGSPDQKSDDVSGSGAYTHMTMWSQSTEGMHNLFRLSSRSSMEGYYFKPRMDRELLQTYSKGLIATTGCPSGEIQTRLRLGQYDAARAAAAEFQDLFGKENYFAEIMDHGLSIERRVMTDLLRLSKDLNIPLVATNDSHYTHQHEADAHEALLCVQSGSTMDDPNRFKFDGDGYYIKTAAEMRQLFRDHPEACDNTLLIAERCEVEFNTSANYMPRFPVPDGETEDSWLIKEVEAGLHYRYPGGIPDKVRKQAEYETGIILQMGFPGYFLVVADFINWAKDNGIRVGPGRGSGAGSMVAYAMKITDLDPLEHGLIFERFLNPDRVSMPDFDVDFDDRRRGEVIDYVTEKYGSERVAQIVTYGTIKSKQALKDAGRVLGFPFSMGERLTKAMPPPVMGKDMPLDGMFDSAHPRYKEASEFRTLIDTDPEAKTVFDRALGLEGLKRQWGVHAAGVIMSSDPLLDIIPIMRREQDGQIVTQFDYPSCESLGLIKMDFLGLRNLTIISDALDNIRTNRGEELDLEHLGLDDPGVYQLLARGDTLGVFQLDSPPLRSLMRLMKPDNFGDISALIALYRPGPMGANSHTNYALRKNGVQEITPIHPELEAPLAEILEESYGLIIYQEQVMAIAQAVAGFSLGQADILRRAMGKKKKSELDKQYEGFAGGMTERGFGEAAIKALWDILLPFSDYAFNKAHSAAYGLVSYWTAYLKAHYPAEYMAALLTSVGDSKDKMALYLNECRRMGIKVLPPDVSDSINFFAAVGDDIRFGLGAVRNVGSNVVEGIVQARKDERFTSFHHFLDKVPLHVSNKRTIESLIKAGAFDSMGDSRRALMEVHEDAVEAAVDRKRNEAQGAIGFDFDSLYDGMDEAAPAKVPARPEWVKKDKLAFEREMLGLYVSDHPLAGLEVPLAKHASISIHDLNNSEDLQDGDQVTVAGLVTSVQHRVAKASGNPYGMITVEDFNGEVTVMFMGKTYTEFQHTLQQDAILAVRGRVSRRDDGLNLHAQSAFAPDVGSFDAAGPLALVLAEQRATERVMMELAEVLRRHNGDTEVLLRVHRGGTAKVFEVPMPVKVSADLFGDLKSLLGPTCLG